In Labrus mixtus chromosome 11, fLabMix1.1, whole genome shotgun sequence, a single window of DNA contains:
- the LOC132983113 gene encoding transcription factor HES-2-like, which yields MKLLQNSEDAKATRKSLKPQVERRRRERMNHSLESLKTLLLQRQEATQRRIEKAEILEHTVLFLQKSGKGDQTRAEEDGGGGRKHSFQDGVSTCLQRAAQFLGPHGKSLLLGAALESSFADRLSRPDSDSAACVLRNTQDHSSTSSQLLGKSSRSILRSLIDRSGYRICTSVHRGASCVKTCEQSLRSPSTHQQPHKVSSPLSTQSLPQSLPVGQTLWRPWP from the exons ATGAAATTGCTTCAGAATTCAGAGGACGCAAAGGCCACAAGAAAG AGTCTAAAACCTCAAGTGGAGAGACGTCGAAGAGAGAGAATGAACCACAGCCTGGAGAGCCTTAAGACCCTTTTGCTTCAGAGACAG gAAGCGACTCAAAGGAGAATTGAGAAAGCCGAGATCCTCGAGCACACAGTCCTCTTCCTACAGAAGTCTGGCAAAGGCGACCAGACTAGAGCTGAAGAAGATGGTGGGGGAGGCCGGAAACACTCCTTCCAAGACGGGGTCTCCACCTGCCTGCAGAGAGCTGCTCAGTTCCTGGGACCCCACGGGAAAAGTCTTTTGCTTGGAGCAGCACTGGAGTCATCTTTTGCTGATCGCCTTTCTCGTCCAGACTCTGACTCTGCAGCATGCGTCCTAAGAAACACTCAAGATCATTCCTCCACCAGTTCGCAGCTTCTCGGGAAGTCGTCCAGGTCAATTCTTCGCTCACTCATCGACAGGTCCGGGTATAGAATCTGCACGTCTGTCCATAGGGGGGCCAGTTGCGTTAAGACCTGTGAACAATCACTCCGCTCTCCATCAACCCACCAACAGCCCCACAAAGTATCGAGTCCACTGAGCACACAGAGTCTGCCTCAGAGCCTGCCTGTTGGTCAGACTCTGTGGAGACCCTGGCCCTGA
- the LOC132983549 gene encoding uncharacterized protein LOC132983549 translates to MKLLQQREDTTNDRKFLKSQVEKRRRERMNCSLERLRSMLVQEPEQQPGGTQSRVEKAEILEHTVLFLQKTTKGDKARAGGGEHSFQDGVSTCLQRAAQFLGPEGKSLWLGAALDGYFAARFSRSDSDSAAGVQKRTEAQSSSSSLSHSKSILQMLRQKSKHRACSPKSFAHPYKLPVQQESPTVPQQAQTQNQLESRVERRASKQSPSPNCPVGQTLWRPWP, encoded by the exons ATGAAGCTGTTACAGCAAAGGGAGGATACAACAAATGATAGAAAG ttcttAAAATCTCAGGTGGAGAAAAGACGAAGGGAGAGGATGAACTGCAGTCTGGAGCGTCTGAGGTCCATGTTGGTTCAGGAGCCAGAGCAACAACCG ggTGGGACTCAGAGCAGAGTGGAGAAAGCTGAGATCCTCGAGCACACAGTCCTCTTTTTACAGAAGACTACTAAAGGAGACAAAGCGCGAGCTGGAGGAGGCGAACATTCCTTCCAAGACGGGGTCTCCACCTGCCTGCAGAGAGCTGCTCAGTTCCTGGGACCTGAGGGAAAAAGCCTGTGGCTCGGAGCAGCACTGGATGGATATTTTGCTGCTCGCTTTTCCCGTTCAGACTCTGACTCTGCAGCAGGCGTCCAAAAAAGAACCGAAGCTCAGTCCTCGTCCAGCTCTCTGTCACACTCAAAGTCCATTCTTCAGATGCTGAGGCAGAAATCCAAGCACAGAGCATGCAGTCCAAAGAGTTTTGCTCATCCGTACAAACTTCCAGTGCAGCAAGAGTCCCCCACAGTTCCTCAACAGGCTCAGACACAGAATCAGCTTGAGTCCAGAGTGGAGAGGCGAGCGAGCAAACAAAGTCCGTCCCCAAACTGTCCAGTCGGCCAGACTCTGTGGCGGCCCTGGCCTTGA
- the pbx2 gene encoding pre-B-cell leukemia transcription factor 2 — MLQQQQPLTGSGPANGRGLGVSGHPGMHALNSVHQPSQHRSDGGDSGLEGTENGHETRRDIGDILQQIMTITDQSLDEAQAKKHTLNCHRMKPALFSVLCEIKEKTGLSMRNAQEDEPQDPQLVRLDNMLLAEGVAGPEKGGGAAAAVSAATSTGGMSPDSSLEHSDYKSKLSQIRSIYHSELEKYEQACTEFTTHVMNLLREQSRTRPVTPREIERMVAIIHRKFSSIQTQLKQSTCEAVMILRSRFLDARRKRRNFSKQATEVLNEYFYSHLSNPYPSEEAKEELAKQCGITMSQVSNWFGNKRIRYKKNIGKFQEEANLYAMKTALGARQGDDSPHTPNSTGSGSFSLSGSADLFLGVPPVNGEQSAYQMGVQANGNWQGRNSPRSGNSPHSDQSDNSD, encoded by the exons atgttgcagcagcagcagcctctgacGGGCAGCGGGCCCGCGAACGGCCGGGGACTCGGCGTGAGTGGTCACCCCGGGATGCACGCACTTAACTCGGTTCATCAACCTTCCCAGCACCGGTCCGACGGAGGGGACTCGGGCCTGGAGGGCACGGAAAACGGACATGAAACCCGCAGAGATATTGGCGACATACTGCAGCAAATAATGACCATCACCGACCAAAGTTTGGACGAGGCACAGGCCAA GAAACATACACTCAACTGTCACCGAATGAAGCCAGCTTTATTCAGCGTCCTCTGcgaaatcaaagaaaaaactg GCCTGTCAATGAGGAACGCCCAGGAGGACGAGCCTCAGGATCCTCAGCTGGTGCGATTGGACAACATGCTGCTGGCGGAGGGTGTGGCGGGCCCTGAGAAAGGCGGCGGGGCTGCCGCTGCCGTGTCTGCTGCCACCAGCACGGGAGGGATGTCACCTGACAGCTCGCTCGAGCACTCCGACTACAAAAGCAAGTTGAGCCAGATTCGCAGTATCTACCACAGTGAGCTGGAGAAGTATGAGCAG GCATGCACTGAGTTCACTACTCATGTGATGAACCTGCTGAGGGAGCAGTCGCGTACCCGGCCCGTGACCCCGCGGGAGATTGAGCGCATGGTGGCCATCATCCACCGCAAGTTCAGCTCCATCCAGACGCAGCTGAAGCAGAGCACCTGCGAGGCGGTCATGATCCTGAGGTCTCGCTTCCTCGATGCCAG GCGCAAGAGGCGCAACTTCAGCAAACAGGCCACAGAGGTCCTGAATGAGTATTTCTACTCCCACCTGTCCAACCCTTACCCCAGTGAAGAAGCCAAAGAGGAACTCGCCAAACAGTGTGGCATCACCATGTCTCAG gtCTCCAACTGGTTCGGCAACAAGCGAATCCGCTACAAGAAAAACATCGGCAAGTTCCAAGAGGAGGCCAACCTTTATGCCATGAAGACCGCCTTAGGGGCCAGACAGGGCGACGATTCTCCGCACACTCCCAACTCCACAG ggtCCGGGTCCTTCTCCCTGTCTGGGTCCGCCGACCTGTTCCTCGGGGTTCCTCCTGTGAACGGCGAGCAGTCTGCTTACCAAATGGGCGTGCAG GCTAACGGGAACTGGCAGGGACGGAACTCGCCGCGGTCCGGCAACTCGCCCCACAGCGACCAATCAGACAACTCCGACTGA
- the LOC132983552 gene encoding G-protein-signaling modulator 1: MDCAEIKVEMAEEGLLGALHITEEGDITQGVSDRGTVVVAESGTEVSALKREEEHAGEDKKEKDVVSEMCVEEQRLEKQQETHAEDLKEDAGNMNDGQNRADNESDGQTLEMRRINEKKKEKPSDTEEEKVTEISPEVDIKSFKSSEQPPEEDTKEAHRLTPDFPESLYELLCTLQEGRRLNDQRCSFSLEGGGLRRRCHSEPNTGKPAHRVIFSSMTSLQTEEFFELVATSQARRLDDQRAQLDKSPPTKSKTRSFRGSIKQLSFVRRPVSVPVPAPAAAPVPNEDLYNMILTTQAQGRLEDQRSRAPGPMDDDDFFSLLLRVQGGRMEEQRTELPCLLQT, translated from the exons ATGGACTGCGCAGAGATCAAAGTAGAAATGGCTGAAGAGGGGCTTCTGGGAGCTCTCCACATCACAGAAGAAGGGGACATAACCCAGGGTGTTTCTGACAGAGGGACAGTTGTTGTTGCAGAGAGCGGCACTGAAGTTTCAGCTCTTAAAAGGGAAGAGGAACACGCAGGGGaggacaagaaagaaaaagatgtagtgagtgaaatgtgtGTAGAAGAGCAGCGCctggaaaaacaacaagaaacccATGCAGAGGACTTAAAAGAGGACGCTGGAAACATGAACGATGGACAAAATAGAGCTGATAATGAGAGTGATGGACAGACGCTTGAGATGAGGAGgattaatgaaaagaaaaaagagaaaccaagtgatacagaggaggaaaaagttaCTGAAATCAGCCCTGAAGTGGACATAAAGAGCTTTAAATCCTCTGAGCAACCACCTGAAGAAGACACAAAAGAG GCTCACCGGTTAACCCCGGACTTCCCGGAGTCGCTGTACGAGCTGCTCTGCACCCTCCAGGAGGGGAGGCGGCTCAATGACCAGCGCTGCTCCTTCAGCCTGGAGGGAGGTGGGCTGAGGAGGAGGTGCCACTCTGAGCCCAACACCGGCAAACCAGCACACAGAG TCATCTTTTCCTCCATGACTTCACTGCAGACGGAGGAGTTTTTCGAGCTGGTGGCCACTAGTCAGGCTCGCAGGCTGGATGACCAGAGGGCGCAGCTCGACAAGTCTCCACCAACAAAATCAAAGACCAGAAGTTTCAGAGGCAGCATAAAGCAGCTCTCTTTTGTGAGAAGGCCCGTGTCTGTTCCTGTACCAGCTCCCGCAGCGGCTCCTGTGCCCAATGAGGATCTTTATAATATGATTCTAACCACACAA GCTCAGGGCAGACTGGAGGACCAGCGCAGCAGGGCTCCTGGTCCCATGGATGACGATgacttcttctccctcctcctgagGGTCCAGGGAGGACGCATGGAGGAGCAGAGGACTGAACTACCATGCCTGCTGCAAACCTGa